The Patagioenas fasciata isolate bPatFas1 chromosome 3, bPatFas1.hap1, whole genome shotgun sequence genome contains a region encoding:
- the OSTM1 gene encoding osteopetrosis-associated transmembrane protein 1, with translation MAPLRWLLWLLSALVLALGPAASAGELRRPLALEALGEAEGLVGELWGAGLPGDLPELEPECRRLLAAFAEGSAALTDCLGSHARPVRLCQACHRHYRRLLEQYGDIARAVGNSSESHNCAKSILTSDRLQLVVTLSEFFNETWEAANCANCLKNSSEGLSNSTVEFLDLFNKSLTCFEHNLQGQAIYLSTNNYTEVCKNCNETYTMLNDLYNHLQRMNRQGGESGHSTHLCIDVEDAMNITRKLWSRTFNCSVPCSDTVPVIAVSSFILFLPVVFYLSSFLHSKQKKRILILPKRIQSNASLVNIQEKYS, from the exons ATGGCGCCGCTGCGgtggctgctgtggctgctgtccGCCCTGGTACTCGCtctcggccccgccgcctccgccgggGAGTTGCGCCGGCCCCTGGCGCTGGAGGCCCTGGGCGAGGCGGAGGGGCTGGTGGGGGAGCTGTGGGGCGCGGGGCTGCCCGGCGACCTACCCGAGCTGGAGCCCGAGTGCCGCCGCCTCCTCGCCGCCTTCGCGGAGGGCAGCGCGGCGCTGACGGACTGCCTGGGCAGCCACGCCCGCCCGGTGCGGCTCTGCCAGGCCTGCCACCGCCACTACCGCCGCCTCCTCGAGCAGTACGGCGACATCGCCCGCGCCGTCGGG AATTCTTCTGAGAGCCACAACTGTGCCAAAAGCATCTTGACCTCAGACAGGCTGCAGCTAGTTGTGACCCTTTCAGAGTTTTTTAATGAAACCTGGGAGGCAGCCAACTGTGCAA ATTGTTTAAAGAACAGCAGTGAGGGATTATCGAATTCTACTGTAGAATTCCTGGATTTATTCAATAAATCTCTGACATGTTTTGAACATAACCTTCAG GGACAAGCCATCTATCTGTCAACAAATAACTACACAGAAGTGTGTAAAAACTGCAATGAAACCTACACAATGTTGAATGACCTGTATAACCACTTGCAAAGGATGAACAGGCAAGGTGGTGAGTCTGGGCACTCCACGCACTTGTGCATCGATGTGGAAGATGCA aTGAACATCACTCGGAAGCTTTGGAGCAGAACTTTCAACTGCTCTGTTCCCTGCAGTGATACAGTCCCCGTGATTGCGGTTTCATCCTTCATTCTCTTCCTACCTGTTGTTTTCTATCTCAGTAGCTTCCTTCATTCAAAGCAGAAGAAACGGATACTCATTTTGC CCAAGCGCATCCAGTCAAATGCCAGTCTTGTGAACATCCAAGAAAAATACAGCTGA